One window from the genome of Enterobacter asburiae encodes:
- the folP gene encoding dihydropteroate synthase has product MKLFAQDSHLDLSHPHVMGILNVTPDSFSDGGTHNTLIEAVKHANLMINAGATIIDVGGESTRPGAADVSVEEELARVVPVVEAIAQRFEVWISVDTSKPEVIREVARVGAHIINDIRSLTEPGAIEAAAETGLPVCLMHMQGQPKTMQEAPKYDDVFADVNRFFIEHIARCERAGIPKEKLLLDPGFGFGKNLSHNYALLARLSEFHHFGLPLLVGMSRKSMIGQLLNVGPSERLSGSLACAVIAAMQGAHIIRVHDVKETVEAMRVVEATLAAKENKRYE; this is encoded by the coding sequence ATGAAATTATTCGCTCAGGACTCGCATCTCGATCTTTCCCATCCCCATGTGATGGGGATCCTGAATGTTACCCCTGACTCCTTCTCTGACGGCGGCACGCACAACACGCTTATTGAGGCGGTTAAGCACGCGAATTTAATGATTAATGCGGGTGCCACCATCATTGACGTTGGCGGCGAATCGACGCGTCCTGGTGCGGCTGACGTGTCTGTGGAAGAAGAGTTGGCGCGTGTGGTGCCGGTGGTTGAAGCGATTGCCCAGCGGTTTGAAGTGTGGATCTCCGTTGATACCTCCAAACCGGAAGTGATTCGCGAAGTGGCGAGAGTGGGCGCTCACATTATTAATGACATTCGCTCACTGACTGAGCCTGGCGCGATTGAGGCGGCAGCGGAAACTGGCCTGCCGGTCTGCCTGATGCATATGCAGGGCCAGCCGAAAACCATGCAGGAAGCACCGAAGTATGACGATGTCTTTGCCGACGTGAATCGCTTCTTTATTGAGCATATCGCGCGCTGTGAACGTGCAGGTATCCCAAAAGAGAAATTGCTGCTCGACCCGGGGTTCGGTTTCGGTAAAAATCTCTCACACAATTATGCGTTGCTTGCGCGCCTGTCGGAATTCCATCACTTTGGTCTGCCGCTGCTGGTGGGTATGTCGAGAAAGTCGATGATTGGGCAGTTGCTGAACGTGGGGCCGAGCGAGCGCCTGAGCGGCAGCCTGGCCTGCGCGGTGATTGCGGCAATGCAGGGTGCGCACATAATTCGTGTCCATGACGTCAAAGAAACAGTAGAAGCCATGCGTGTGGTGGAAGCCACACTGGCAGCGAAGGAAAACAAACGCTATGAGTAA
- the glmM gene encoding phosphoglucosamine mutase, whose product MSNRKYFGTDGIRGRVGDAPITPDFVLKLGWAAGKVLARHGSRKIIIGKDTRISGYMLESALEAGLAAAGLSASFTGPMPTPAVAYLTRTFRAEAGIVISASHNPFYDNGIKFFSIDGTKLPDDVEEAIEAEMEKEITCVDSAELGKANRIVDAAGRYIEFCKGTFPNELSLAHLKIVVDCANGATYHIAPNVFRELGAKVITIGCEPDGLNINEQVGATDVRALQARVLAEKADLGIALDGDGDRVIMVDHEGNKVDGDQILYIIAREGLRQGQLRGGAVGTLMSNMGLELALKQLGIPFVRAKVGDRYVLEKLQEKGWRIGAENSGHVILLDKTTTGDGIVAALQVVAAMARNHMSLHDLCSGMKMFPQILVNVRFTAGKGDPLENENVKAVMADVEAALGTRGRVLLRKSGTEPLIRVMVEGEDEAQVTEFAHRIADAVKAA is encoded by the coding sequence ATGAGTAATCGTAAATATTTTGGTACCGATGGTATCCGCGGGCGTGTAGGCGATGCTCCCATCACCCCTGATTTTGTCCTGAAGCTCGGCTGGGCTGCCGGTAAAGTGCTGGCGCGTCATGGTTCCCGTAAGATCATTATCGGTAAAGACACCCGTATTTCGGGCTATATGCTGGAATCTGCGCTGGAAGCGGGTCTGGCGGCGGCCGGACTGTCCGCCTCCTTTACGGGGCCAATGCCAACGCCTGCAGTCGCGTATCTGACGCGCACCTTCCGTGCGGAAGCGGGGATTGTCATCTCGGCTTCTCACAACCCGTTCTACGACAACGGGATTAAATTCTTCTCCATTGACGGCACCAAGCTCCCGGATGACGTAGAAGAGGCTATTGAAGCCGAAATGGAAAAAGAGATCACATGTGTTGATTCCGCAGAGCTGGGTAAAGCCAACCGTATCGTTGATGCGGCGGGTCGTTATATCGAATTCTGTAAAGGCACCTTCCCGAATGAGCTGAGCCTCGCTCACCTCAAAATTGTGGTGGACTGTGCAAACGGCGCGACCTATCACATCGCCCCGAATGTCTTCCGCGAGCTGGGTGCGAAAGTGATCACCATTGGCTGCGAGCCGGATGGTCTGAACATTAACGAGCAGGTAGGGGCAACTGATGTTCGTGCCCTGCAGGCGCGTGTTCTGGCAGAGAAAGCCGATCTGGGTATTGCCCTGGACGGCGACGGTGACCGCGTGATCATGGTCGACCACGAAGGTAACAAGGTCGACGGCGATCAGATCCTCTACATCATTGCACGTGAAGGTCTGCGTCAGGGCCAGCTGCGCGGTGGTGCGGTGGGTACCCTGATGAGTAACATGGGGCTGGAACTGGCACTGAAACAGCTCGGTATTCCGTTTGTCCGCGCGAAAGTGGGTGACCGCTATGTGCTGGAAAAACTGCAGGAGAAGGGCTGGCGCATCGGTGCAGAAAACTCGGGTCACGTGATCCTGCTCGACAAAACCACCACCGGTGACGGTATCGTGGCCGCGCTGCAGGTGGTTGCCGCGATGGCGCGCAACCATATGAGCCTGCACGATCTGTGCAGTGGGATGAAAATGTTCCCACAGATCCTGGTAAACGTACGTTTCACTGCCGGTAAAGGCGATCCGCTGGAAAATGAGAACGTCAAAGCGGTGATGGCTGACGTTGAAGCGGCCCTGGGCACTCGTGGACGCGTGCTGCTGCGTAAGTCCGGTACCGAACCGCTGATCCGCGTGATGGTGGAAGGTGAAGACGAAGCGCAGGTAACCGAATTTGCACACCGTATTGCGGATGCCGTGAAAGCTGCATAA
- the secG gene encoding preprotein translocase subunit SecG, with translation MYEALLVIFLIVAIALVALIMLQQGKGADMGASFGAGASGTLFGSSGSANFMTRTTAILATLFFIISLVLGNINSNKTSKGSEWENLSAPAKTEQTQPAAPAKPTSDIPH, from the coding sequence ATGTACGAAGCTCTTTTAGTTATTTTCCTTATTGTAGCCATCGCTCTCGTAGCGCTGATTATGCTGCAGCAAGGTAAAGGCGCTGATATGGGAGCCTCCTTCGGAGCAGGCGCTTCCGGTACACTGTTTGGCTCAAGTGGTTCTGCGAACTTCATGACCCGCACAACGGCGATTCTGGCTACGCTGTTCTTCATCATCAGTCTGGTGCTTGGCAATATCAACAGCAATAAGACCAGCAAAGGAAGCGAGTGGGAAAACCTGAGCGCGCCAGCGAAAACTGAGCAGACTCAGCCAGCTGCACCGGCTAAGCCAACCAGCGATATCCCGCACTAA